The genomic window GTACAACACGGGCTTCAGCGTTGCCAATACCTGGTACAACGGCCTGGGCGTGACGCTTCGCCGTCCTTTCCAGAATGGACTTGAAGTCCTGATGAACTACACCTGGTCGCACGCTACGGATACGGGTCAGGTTCAGGGATCGAACGGAACGTTCTATGGTGGCGACACCCCGTTGGATCCGAACAACGTGCGTCTGGAAAACGGCAACTCGGATATCGATATCCGCAACCGCATGACGCTCAGCTTCACCTACCAGCCGCGCATCTTCATGAGCAATGTCTGGGTGAAGCAGATTGTGGATGGCTTCCAGTTCTCCGGTACCGATACCGCGTCGGGCGGGCAGCCGATCTTCCTGGGTATGAGCGGTACCATCACTGGCGGTTCGGGCGGCAACATCTACGGTGGAGCGATGAGCTCCAGCTCGGGTGCAGCTACGACCGGACGTCCGCCGCAGATTGGACGTAACTCGATCTACGGACCGGGATACAACAACTTCGACTTCCGCATTACCCGCGATATCCCGATCTTCGAGCGGATGAAGCTGCAGCTCTCGGCTGAAGCCTTCAACCTGCTCAACCACAAGATCGTTACGGGTGTGAACTCGACCTACTCGCAGTTCATGGCACAGGGAGCCACCCCCACCACTCCCCGTACGGGTGGAACGACCTTCACTTGCCCGACTGTCGCAGTACCGACCGGTTCGACCGCAGCGGGTTGCATTATCCCGTTCGTCGGCTCGAACGATCCGAACAACTTTGGCGCTCAGTCCAGCACGGGTAACACGTTGTATGGACCGCGCCAGATGCAGTTCATTGCGAAGTTCACCTTCTAACTCAAACTCAGCATTGCAATAGAAAGCCCCGGACTCGTCCGGGGCTTTCTATTGCAGGATCTGACGGCCGCCTATGGTTGTACTTACAGATATGTACAGCCAAAATCCACATTTCATAGCTTCGTTGTAAACCAAATCAGATCTTGAAAACTAATATCCGTATCTTCACCTTCGGGAGACACGAGCGCAGTCCATGTCGTATAAATAACGCACTCCCCTGTTGTACTTTGTTTTTCCTGCCTTAGGCCACATTGAGGAGCTGTGCTCGTTCTGTGTTTAGTTTCAGACGGATCACTTGGTGTTTTGGGATTTTAGCGGTCGTAGCAAGCATCGGTTGTATCGCATTTCTGATTCGCGGATTCTTCGAAAAGCCGCGGCTCATTCATGTCTATCCCTTTGCTGACGAAGTCGGTGTTGAGCCGAATACTGCCATCACACTTGCCTTTAGCAAAGAGATGTCCCCCATAACAATAAGTACCGCCACGGTCACGTTGCGTGATGAACATGGCGCTGCAATCTCGGGCTCAGTCAGTTACGACGACACCGCACATACAGCCGTGTTTCTTCCCGATACAGCGCTCCATGAAGGCACGACCTATCGAGCGACTCTTCATGATGGCCAACAGGGGATTGTAGACAAATATGGACATTCGCTCACACAGGAAGTTCAATGGAGTTTCACCACTGGCATCCAGGGTCCTGCATCACTTTCTCAGGGACCAGGCGGTCCTCTCCTGCTCATCACAAGCCAGTCAAACGGATTCAGTCAGTACTACGCTGAAATCCTTCGTAATGAAGGTCTGAATGAGTTTGATACTGCAGACATCGCGGAACTTTCAGGGTCCGATCTTGCGCGACATGACGTTGCGATCGTGGGCGAAATGCCGGTCGATGATGGTCATGCCAAATTGCTCGCCGATTGGGTGAGAGGTGGCGGAAATTTAATTCTGATGCGCCCGTCGAAAAACGTAGCGGGAGAGTTTGGGTACAAGACACAACCAGCAGGGCCAAACGAGCCACTTCAACACGGGGGCTATTTAAAGATCGATTCGAACAAGCCTACTGGAGCAGGACTGGTACGGCAGGCGATCCAGTTCCACGGCGATGCGGATCAACTTGTTGCCGACAATGCAGATGTCTTTGCCACCCTGTACAAAGACGCAAAAACCGCGACGCAATTCCCGGCAGTTAGCTCTGTTCAGTTTGGAACAGGTAAAACCGTCGTATTCAGCTACGACCTGGCGAAATCCATCGTCTACACACGGCAAGGCAATCCAGACTGGTCCGGTCATGAACGAGACGGCCTACTGCCTATCAGGTCAAGCGACCTGTTTTACGGAGCGAGTGAAAGAGATCCTCAGCCAGACTGGGTGGATCCGGAGAATATAGCCATCCCGCAAGCGGACATGCAGCAGAGGCTGCTGGCCAATCTGATCATTACGCTCAATGCGAACAAGAAACCTCTTCCGCGCTTTTGGTACTTGCCGCGGGGGCTTAAGGCAGTGGTCGTCATGACGGGAGACGATCATGGACACGGTGGGACCGCGGGGCGCTTTCGCGACTATCAGCGGAAGAGTGCAAAAGGCTGTTCGTTGGAGAACTGGGAGTGCATCCGAGCGACCTCACATATCTTTGTCGGTTCCATCTCTTCAGAGCAGGCCGCTGATTTGGTGAAGCAGGGTTTTGAGATTGGCCTGCATGTCTACACGGCATGTACGGACTGGCCAACAAAAGTCGTGCGCGGGGAAGACGGCGTTGAAAGACATCTGGTCGATCGCGATTTCGCGGATGCCTTGTATTCCCAGCAACTCGAAGGCTTTGCAATGAAGTACCCCGGGGTTCCTGCACCGGTCAGCAATCGAACGGACTGCATTACCTGGGGCGATTATGATACGCAGCCCCAGGTGGAACTGGACCATCACATCCGGCTCGACACTAACTACTACTATTGGCCCGCCAAGTGGGTAAAAGATAAACCGGGTTTGTTTACCGGTTCTGGATTACCCATGCGCTTCACGCGCCGCGACGGGAGGTTGATTGACGTGTATCAAGCCGCAACGCAAATGACGGATGAATCCGGCCAGACCTATCCGTTCACTGTCGATGCCCTACTCGACAATGCCTTGAGAAGCCCAGAATACTTCGGCGTATTTATGGCGAACATGCACAACGATGAGAGGAAATCGCCCAGTGCAGATGCCATCATCTCCTCGGCACAAAAACGCCATGTTCCGGTGATCAATGCGGAGCAGTTGCTGACATGGCTCGATGGCCGGAACGCGTCACAATTCCGCGATATGAAGTGGTCCAATAACCAACTCTCTTTTTCCATCTGTGCAGGTATCGGAGGGAATGGTCTCGAAGCAATGTTGCCAATTCATTCCGGCGCTGGAGATCTAGCGTCCATTACTATCGATGGGCAGAATGCCAGCTGGGAAAAGCGAACTGTCGCCGGCCTCTCGTATGCATTCGTTCGGGCGCAACCGGGAACATTCGTCGTCAGGTATCACTAACGCCGGTCAATGTCTCTTCCCATGATTCGCCGTAACAAACGTTAGATCGTGGTTCCTTGGGATTCAATTCGATATAGCGAGCACGGATCGAGTGGCGCTGAAAGACCATCGTCTCGATCTTCTTCTGAAATGCCGATCTCTTCGCGGCATATCTTTTGAAAACGAGGGAATTCAGAGAAGACATCCTCATATTCCGGATAAAGATACAGCACATCAATGGGACCCGAAAATTTGTCGCTCTGATGGATGATGCTGTCGAGCAAAGCCTTAAGAACCGGACCCTGGAATGGGTTGTAGAGGTAGATCAAAACTGGTCCTGCAAGAAGCTGAGGAAGCAAGGATGGGCCATCGCCACAGAGAATAGAGACATCCATGGGAATGCTTTCTCGTTCCCTCCACCGTTGCACGTTCTCACTTGCTATCTCAGCGAGATTTGGCTGCAGTTCGATTCCAAAGATATCCCGGAATCCGAATTGCGATGCCAGTAGAATAGCCCGACCTTTGCCGCAACCGACATCGATAAAGCGGTACTGGGAGGCTGTTCGCTGGGTCGTCCGTTGCCAGAGTTCGAACGCATTGGTAAGACGCGATGGTGGTACGCCGAAGTAAGCGGTAATAAATTGATCGTTCTGATGCCCAGAGTGGAGGTCTCGACCGTCTACCAAGCCACTGGTATCTACGCCGTACTTTATGTCAAAGTCATGTTTCGCCTTTACATTTGGCGGCTGAGGCTTACCTAAGAGCCTTCGAAGAGGCCTTTTGACGGCCTCCAATATTCGGCGTGTTGTCGTCGGAGCGGCGGCATCGCTGGTCTTCATGCGGTAGGTCTCCTCACAGCGATCATGTATGCGGTGACATGTACAACTTCAGAGCAAAGAGTTTTTCGTAACTCGACCTATTCTGTTACCGCGAGGCTACAACAGCCCTGTTCTTCTCGACGGAAGATATAGAGTTTTCGTTTCCTTCAATGGAGGTGGAGTCTATCTTTGGTTGTGGCACTTCACCTGGCAAGAGGCTCAGCGATCTATCGTTGCCTATTAGCATCGCCTTCAGACGATTTGAGTCGGGAAGCAGCTTTGCCCAGAGCCGACGGATGAAGCTGAGTCTATACGGGGAACGCATCCATAGAAGATCTGTCACGGTCTCTCGTTGGAAGGCGTTCTGTATCGAGTGTGCCGTGCTGCCATTGAACTGCAACCACTTACAGCCCATTGCAATTTCGTGTTCCGTTTGAAAGTACCGCATGGCGGTGCCGATCGAGATAGAACCGAGGTCAATGCGATTCATCTGCCAATCAATGATGGTCGTGTCACCATAGCGGCGACCTCCAAGCAGGGATAACCATTCCCCGTTCGCTGCGCGCAAGCCACCAACAAAACCTCCCAGAGTATGAGCGCTGTGATATCGCCAGGAGGAGACCCAATCGGGGACCGGGTAGGCGCACACCTGGTTTATCTCGATGAGATTTTCTTCGGATATGTCGCAGTCTGGATAGAAAACCGCACCGAACTCCTTGATTGCGCGCCGAGCAAAGTTGCGAAGATTTCGCCGGCTCCTGGAACCCATCGACGCGAGCGTTTCATCCAACGAGCCCAGCAGTGGCAATGTCCTCCGTAGATCGCGATGGAGGACTGTGATGGGTGGCATGCCCGC from Terriglobus sp. TAA 43 includes these protein-coding regions:
- a CDS encoding Ig-like domain-containing protein, whose translation is MFSFRRITWCFGILAVVASIGCIAFLIRGFFEKPRLIHVYPFADEVGVEPNTAITLAFSKEMSPITISTATVTLRDEHGAAISGSVSYDDTAHTAVFLPDTALHEGTTYRATLHDGQQGIVDKYGHSLTQEVQWSFTTGIQGPASLSQGPGGPLLLITSQSNGFSQYYAEILRNEGLNEFDTADIAELSGSDLARHDVAIVGEMPVDDGHAKLLADWVRGGGNLILMRPSKNVAGEFGYKTQPAGPNEPLQHGGYLKIDSNKPTGAGLVRQAIQFHGDADQLVADNADVFATLYKDAKTATQFPAVSSVQFGTGKTVVFSYDLAKSIVYTRQGNPDWSGHERDGLLPIRSSDLFYGASERDPQPDWVDPENIAIPQADMQQRLLANLIITLNANKKPLPRFWYLPRGLKAVVVMTGDDHGHGGTAGRFRDYQRKSAKGCSLENWECIRATSHIFVGSISSEQAADLVKQGFEIGLHVYTACTDWPTKVVRGEDGVERHLVDRDFADALYSQQLEGFAMKYPGVPAPVSNRTDCITWGDYDTQPQVELDHHIRLDTNYYYWPAKWVKDKPGLFTGSGLPMRFTRRDGRLIDVYQAATQMTDESGQTYPFTVDALLDNALRSPEYFGVFMANMHNDERKSPSADAIISSAQKRHVPVINAEQLLTWLDGRNASQFRDMKWSNNQLSFSICAGIGGNGLEAMLPIHSGAGDLASITIDGQNASWEKRTVAGLSYAFVRAQPGTFVVRYH
- a CDS encoding methyltransferase domain-containing protein translates to MKTSDAAAPTTTRRILEAVKRPLRRLLGKPQPPNVKAKHDFDIKYGVDTSGLVDGRDLHSGHQNDQFITAYFGVPPSRLTNAFELWQRTTQRTASQYRFIDVGCGKGRAILLASQFGFRDIFGIELQPNLAEIASENVQRWRERESIPMDVSILCGDGPSLLPQLLAGPVLIYLYNPFQGPVLKALLDSIIHQSDKFSGPIDVLYLYPEYEDVFSEFPRFQKICREEIGISEEDRDDGLSAPLDPCSLYRIESQGTTI